From the genome of Fusobacterium varium, one region includes:
- the sglT_2 gene encoding Na(+)/glucose symporter, which produces MSVQLVFGVYCIIFAFLMIGAGVYSKKWVSDASDFILAGRELSFPINTMGVAAIGFAGTTVSLECGFAILYGVKGALAWGVIYSIFGLVLYGLLFANFVRRCGAQTLPEYFEMRYNSRVRNVVAYGTIIGMCGILANNIVSLSAIVSGYVGWPTYFVMGGAFLIVIIFATLSGLWASTITDFIQVTIGTIAIPLLLILLIKKYGGIDFIASNWLTGNFMDNGIAGGSLPGMSLKYPSVLNFVLCFSSALVWGNNYYWGKLAASRNEKIAKNSFVCAGLILMFIFMIPLVMIGAYTGAAVPEVFTLAGGSIMPTAAYGVAAKMFLPLVSAFIVIGCVAASISTSSTSAMGATSTATRDIYLRTINPKADAAKSLKASKIIMFLVLIFTWVLCYFPGGPAYLFAFSNCWLVPPAILLCLGFLWPKFNSTGAFWGVICGMLTMVIFTILELTKIFVVGRFIYLAILGFVVTAVAGVIFTLLFPSSSKYYGRVDWELEPNDTNREKVELNDFDMQVLSLIRFGHQYMSDITDGLKVDSKVSTESIEKLDRGGYIKRAGKTGSRFYTFELADKAYTVLPKLSPEEKEMEKDYLNGRYLNFLKAVLDSPKAVMDIIKEEKYVSLQVSSIVSHLVRRGYLAEKGLYKRQLVITEAGKEIIQKYL; this is translated from the coding sequence ATGAGTGTGCAATTAGTTTTTGGGGTTTACTGTATAATTTTTGCTTTTCTTATGATAGGAGCAGGGGTATATAGTAAAAAATGGGTATCAGATGCTTCTGACTTTATACTGGCAGGACGAGAACTCAGTTTTCCAATTAATACTATGGGGGTGGCAGCTATTGGTTTTGCTGGGACTACTGTATCTCTCGAATGTGGTTTTGCTATCCTTTATGGAGTGAAGGGAGCTTTGGCCTGGGGAGTTATATATTCTATATTTGGATTGGTATTGTATGGACTGCTTTTTGCCAATTTTGTAAGAAGATGTGGAGCTCAGACACTTCCTGAATATTTTGAAATGAGATATAACAGCAGAGTCAGAAATGTAGTTGCCTATGGAACTATAATTGGAATGTGTGGGATTCTTGCAAATAATATAGTTTCACTTTCTGCTATAGTTTCAGGGTATGTAGGCTGGCCTACTTATTTTGTAATGGGGGGAGCTTTCCTCATAGTAATAATATTTGCAACATTAAGTGGACTATGGGCTTCAACTATTACAGATTTTATTCAAGTGACAATTGGAACTATTGCTATTCCTCTGCTTCTCATATTGCTGATAAAGAAATATGGGGGAATAGATTTTATAGCCTCTAACTGGCTGACAGGAAATTTTATGGACAATGGAATAGCAGGAGGAAGTCTTCCGGGAATGTCATTGAAGTATCCAAGTGTTTTAAATTTTGTTCTCTGCTTCAGTTCGGCTCTTGTATGGGGAAATAATTATTACTGGGGAAAACTTGCTGCTTCAAGAAATGAGAAGATTGCTAAAAATTCTTTTGTATGTGCAGGATTAATATTGATGTTTATATTTATGATACCACTGGTAATGATAGGTGCTTATACAGGTGCTGCTGTACCTGAAGTATTTACTTTAGCTGGAGGAAGTATTATGCCTACAGCTGCTTATGGAGTGGCAGCTAAAATGTTTCTTCCTCTTGTATCAGCTTTTATTGTAATAGGGTGTGTGGCTGCTTCAATTTCCACATCTTCTACTTCAGCAATGGGAGCAACTTCTACTGCTACCAGAGATATTTATTTGAGAACAATAAATCCAAAAGCTGATGCAGCAAAATCATTGAAGGCAAGTAAAATAATTATGTTTCTTGTGCTGATATTTACATGGGTATTGTGCTATTTTCCGGGAGGACCTGCATATCTGTTTGCTTTCTCCAACTGCTGGCTGGTGCCTCCGGCTATATTGCTGTGTTTAGGTTTTCTTTGGCCAAAATTTAATTCTACAGGAGCATTTTGGGGAGTTATCTGTGGTATGCTTACAATGGTTATTTTCACAATATTGGAATTAACTAAGATATTTGTAGTAGGTAGATTTATATATCTGGCTATATTGGGATTTGTAGTGACAGCTGTAGCTGGAGTTATTTTTACTCTTCTTTTCCCGTCATCATCTAAATATTATGGCAGAGTTGACTGGGAGCTTGAACCTAATGATACCAATAGAGAAAAAGTAGAACTTAATGATTTTGATATGCAGGTACTTTCATTGATAAGATTTGGACATCAGTATATGTCAGATATTACAGATGGATTGAAAGTAGATTCAAAAGTATCTACAGAATCTATAGAGAAATTAGACAGAGGGGGATATATCAAAAGAGCAGGAAAAACTGGAAGCAGATTTTATACTTTTGAACTGGCAGATAAAGCATATACTGTTCTGCCGAAATTAAGTCCTGAAGAAAAAGAAATGGAAAAGGATTATTTAAATGGAAGATATCTTAACTTTCTAAAAGCTGTGTTAGATTCTCCAAAAGCAGTGATGGATATAATTAAAGAAGAAAAATATGTTTCACTGCAGGTATCAAGCATTGTATCTCATCTTGTAAGAAGAGGATATCTTGCAGAAAAAGGCTTATATAAAAGACAGCTTGTTATAACAGAAGCAGGAAAAGAAATAATTCAGAAATATTTATAA
- the pykF_1 gene encoding Pyruvate kinase I produces MKKTKIICTIGPSSETKETLKELLKSGMNMMRLNFSHGNYEEHKEKIDNFRAAQAETGIRAALMLDIKGPKIRTTKLKDGKNVNIVSGQEFIITTDKSVIGDEKMVAVTYEDIIQDVKVGEKLLIDDGLLQFSIKEITGNKIICIALNNGELGENKGVNLPKAKVSLPAISEKDKNDLIFGCQQGVDYVAASFIRKADDVKDVRKVLDENGGKNILIISKIETQEGIDNFDEILKVSDGIMVARGDLGVEIPIEDVPIAQKMMIEKCNAAGKVVITATQMLDSMIKNPRPTRAEVNDVANAILDGTDCIMLSGESANGKYPVEAVRVMTRISEKIDPLVSKKNYFTEDMTITTAVTKGTAEISESLNTKVIVVATQSGRAARDMRRYFPKAEILAITNNEKTANQLLIVRGITPFIDGQPENLDSFFQLAEKVSVDLKLAKKDDVIIANCGESIFKVGTTNSIKLIKIS; encoded by the coding sequence GTGAAAAAAACTAAAATAATATGTACCATTGGACCAAGTTCTGAAACAAAAGAAACTCTAAAAGAACTCCTTAAATCAGGAATGAATATGATGAGGTTGAACTTCTCCCATGGAAATTATGAAGAACATAAAGAAAAAATTGATAATTTCAGGGCAGCTCAGGCAGAAACTGGTATTAGAGCAGCTCTTATGCTTGATATCAAAGGACCTAAAATAAGAACTACTAAACTTAAAGATGGAAAAAATGTAAATATAGTATCAGGTCAGGAATTCATAATCACTACTGATAAATCTGTAATTGGCGATGAAAAAATGGTCGCTGTCACTTATGAAGATATTATACAGGACGTTAAAGTAGGTGAAAAACTTCTTATAGATGATGGACTTTTACAGTTCAGCATAAAAGAAATCACAGGAAATAAAATAATCTGTATAGCTCTAAATAATGGTGAACTTGGAGAAAATAAAGGTGTCAATCTTCCAAAAGCTAAAGTCAGCCTTCCTGCTATATCTGAAAAAGATAAAAACGACCTTATTTTCGGCTGCCAGCAGGGTGTTGACTATGTAGCTGCTTCATTTATCAGAAAAGCTGATGATGTAAAAGATGTAAGAAAAGTATTAGATGAAAATGGTGGAAAAAATATTCTTATAATATCTAAGATAGAAACTCAAGAAGGAATAGATAACTTTGATGAAATATTAAAAGTTTCTGATGGTATCATGGTTGCAAGAGGAGATCTTGGAGTGGAAATCCCTATTGAAGATGTACCTATTGCACAAAAAATGATGATAGAAAAATGTAATGCTGCTGGTAAAGTGGTTATCACTGCTACTCAAATGCTCGATTCTATGATTAAAAATCCAAGACCTACAAGAGCAGAAGTAAACGATGTAGCTAATGCAATTCTTGATGGAACAGACTGTATCATGCTTTCTGGAGAGTCTGCCAATGGTAAATATCCAGTAGAAGCTGTAAGAGTTATGACTAGAATATCTGAAAAAATCGACCCTCTTGTTTCTAAGAAAAACTATTTTACAGAGGATATGACAATTACTACTGCTGTTACTAAGGGTACTGCTGAGATAAGTGAATCTCTTAATACAAAAGTTATAGTTGTTGCAACTCAATCTGGTAGAGCTGCAAGAGATATGAGAAGATATTTTCCTAAAGCTGAAATTCTAGCAATTACTAATAATGAAAAAACTGCCAATCAACTTCTTATTGTGAGAGGAATCACTCCTTTCATTGATGGACAGCCTGAAAATCTTGATTCATTCTTCCAACTGGCAGAAAAAGTTTCAGTGGATTTGAAGCTGGCTAAAAAAGATGATGTTATAATTGCAAACTGTGGAGAATCTATATTTAAAGTTGGAACTACCAACTCTATCAAATTAATAAAAATAAGCTGA
- the mdtC_2 gene encoding Multidrug transporter MdtC codes for MKLTDVALKNKVTTYLIFITLLFVGYMSYVKSEKSEDPGFTVKVALITTNWPGATSKQMADLVSKKIADQIQNIETLDYVDSKNIPGQSNVYVNIKSGNRDLVPIWQELRNRINTFVVPALPEGVQTPIINTYFGDIYGTLLTISGDSYSYEELYKTAENLKAKLLFSVPQIGRIDISGVQSEVIYVKVDNERLSQSKISMSNIIDTLQNVNVIENGGDVVSDDYRIKISPTGNFKNIKDIENTIITDSNGKNAIYLKEIATVEKTYKDPSDYMISYNGDKAITLGVSLGDKEDVLVMSKGIKKVLKEFKSKLPIGIEVGQIYYQPDLVQDKVTSFIANLVQAIVTIVIVMLLCLGLRSGLIVAALTPTSIAFTIIGLYYLGYGINQITLAGLIIALGMLVDNAVVMSENIMVLMQEGRSRMEACLESGKTLAVPLLVSSLTTIVAFSPIILNKENMGEYVGPLTIVVLLALLGSWLINQTLIPLLCLDFLKVKSGSRQNMDSKPYLIYRKILVTLLKKKKLSISVTIGAFCLGLVLLGVVPKNFMPDSTDPVMSTYIRMPKGTDINRTAEVVNDLNEFIKKNYSTGEQEPLSPSLWNYITTGGTDKKYKKQGVLSWGIFIGGGAPKYSTSYQPETRLPEYAYVMYNVTDYRIIKKLSSEINLYMQSKYPGIDITTKGMGSGVSLEKDLGYVFVSDNIELLKKVSKEFEEKIKTVKGIRAVSNNWGNEVPRITININQEKAKKAGLSNSVVGKTLQFILQGTNATVYRNFEAPPKSTIIPVMLKGSRSYKDDITNIETIQFMTPSGVSVPLNQIADIKVEYIPDFVYTRDMSYGIEVDAGIQDGYTPPEVNNEIMPWLTEKLKEWGPEIKYYPAGIMKTSSENEGALFQAVPIALLIMFLLVIGQFNSIKKGLSIMLVIPLSIPGIAIGLLCTNTQLGFMAIIGIISLAGVVLNHAIILVDKMTIEKDDMGRNDQDAIVFGCQSRLRPIFLTVATTLMGLMPLYFFGGPLFQPLAVVLIFGLATDTVLALGIIPVIYALFFKVDFKDYVYDEKKLEVVIKK; via the coding sequence ATGAAACTTACAGATGTCGCTTTAAAAAACAAAGTAACAACTTATCTGATATTTATAACCCTTCTATTTGTGGGATATATGTCCTATGTTAAATCAGAAAAATCAGAAGATCCGGGATTTACTGTGAAGGTGGCTCTCATAACAACCAACTGGCCAGGGGCAACTTCCAAGCAGATGGCTGATTTGGTAAGCAAAAAGATAGCAGATCAGATACAGAATATAGAAACTTTAGATTATGTGGACTCAAAAAACATACCGGGACAGTCTAATGTTTATGTGAATATAAAAAGTGGTAACAGAGATTTAGTTCCAATATGGCAGGAGCTAAGGAACAGAATAAATACATTTGTTGTTCCTGCACTTCCAGAGGGAGTACAGACGCCAATAATAAATACATATTTTGGTGATATATATGGTACTCTGCTGACAATAAGTGGTGACAGCTATTCATATGAAGAATTGTATAAGACTGCTGAAAATTTAAAGGCAAAATTATTATTTTCAGTGCCACAGATAGGAAGAATAGATATAAGTGGTGTGCAGAGTGAAGTTATCTATGTAAAAGTGGATAATGAAAGACTTTCACAATCTAAAATATCAATGAGTAATATAATAGATACTCTTCAAAATGTCAATGTAATAGAAAACGGAGGAGATGTAGTATCTGATGACTACAGAATAAAAATATCTCCAACAGGAAATTTTAAAAATATAAAAGATATAGAGAATACTATAATAACAGATTCAAATGGAAAAAATGCTATATATTTAAAAGAGATAGCAACTGTGGAAAAAACATATAAAGACCCTTCAGACTATATGATTTCATATAATGGGGATAAAGCTATCACACTGGGAGTGTCCCTTGGAGATAAGGAAGATGTTCTGGTAATGAGCAAGGGAATAAAAAAGGTTCTGAAGGAATTTAAGAGCAAGCTTCCCATAGGAATAGAAGTTGGACAGATTTACTATCAGCCTGATCTGGTACAGGATAAAGTGACATCTTTTATAGCCAATCTGGTACAGGCAATAGTGACAATAGTAATTGTAATGCTCCTGTGTCTGGGACTTCGTTCTGGATTAATAGTAGCAGCTTTGACACCAACATCTATAGCATTCACAATAATAGGACTTTATTATCTTGGTTATGGAATAAATCAGATAACTCTGGCAGGTTTGATAATAGCTCTGGGAATGCTGGTAGATAATGCAGTGGTAATGTCTGAAAATATAATGGTATTAATGCAGGAGGGAAGAAGCAGAATGGAAGCCTGTCTGGAATCAGGCAAAACTCTGGCTGTTCCACTCCTTGTAAGTTCACTTACTACAATAGTGGCCTTTTCTCCTATTATACTGAATAAAGAAAATATGGGGGAATATGTAGGACCTCTTACAATAGTAGTACTTCTTGCACTGCTGGGTTCATGGCTTATTAATCAGACGCTTATTCCTCTGTTGTGCTTGGATTTTCTGAAAGTGAAGTCTGGAAGCAGGCAGAATATGGATTCAAAACCTTATCTCATTTACAGAAAAATCCTTGTTACGCTTTTAAAGAAGAAAAAATTATCTATAAGTGTTACAATAGGAGCTTTCTGTCTTGGACTTGTACTTTTAGGAGTAGTACCTAAAAACTTTATGCCAGATTCTACAGACCCTGTAATGTCTACATATATAAGAATGCCGAAAGGAACAGATATCAATCGTACAGCAGAAGTTGTAAATGATTTGAATGAATTTATAAAGAAAAATTACAGTACTGGAGAACAGGAACCTCTTTCACCTTCATTGTGGAACTATATAACTACTGGAGGAACAGACAAGAAGTATAAAAAACAGGGAGTATTGAGCTGGGGAATATTTATTGGAGGAGGAGCACCTAAATATTCTACAAGTTATCAGCCTGAAACAAGGCTTCCAGAATATGCCTATGTAATGTATAATGTCACAGATTATAGAATAATAAAGAAATTAAGCTCTGAGATAAATCTGTATATGCAGAGTAAATATCCGGGAATAGATATAACTACCAAAGGTATGGGAAGTGGAGTATCTTTAGAGAAAGATTTGGGATATGTATTTGTTTCAGATAATATAGAACTTTTGAAAAAAGTATCAAAAGAATTTGAGGAAAAAATAAAAACAGTAAAAGGTATAAGAGCTGTAAGCAACAACTGGGGAAATGAAGTCCCTAGAATAACGATAAATATAAATCAGGAAAAAGCTAAGAAAGCAGGGTTATCAAATAGTGTTGTGGGAAAAACCCTTCAATTTATATTGCAGGGAACAAATGCCACTGTGTATAGAAATTTTGAAGCTCCTCCCAAAAGTACTATTATTCCTGTAATGCTGAAAGGAAGCAGATCATATAAAGATGACATCACTAATATAGAAACTATACAGTTTATGACTCCATCAGGAGTGTCAGTTCCTTTAAATCAGATAGCAGATATAAAAGTGGAATATATTCCTGATTTTGTCTATACAAGGGATATGTCATATGGAATAGAGGTAGATGCTGGAATACAAGATGGATATACACCACCAGAGGTAAATAATGAAATAATGCCATGGCTGACTGAAAAGTTAAAAGAATGGGGACCGGAAATAAAATATTATCCAGCAGGTATAATGAAAACTTCTTCAGAAAATGAGGGAGCATTATTTCAGGCTGTTCCAATAGCATTGTTAATAATGTTTTTGCTGGTAATAGGGCAGTTTAATTCTATAAAGAAAGGATTGTCAATAATGCTGGTAATTCCTCTGTCTATACCGGGAATAGCAATAGGGCTGCTGTGTACAAATACTCAGCTTGGATTTATGGCTATTATAGGAATAATTTCACTGGCAGGGGTAGTTCTGAATCATGCTATCATTCTTGTAGATAAAATGACTATTGAAAAAGATGATATGGGGAGAAATGATCAGGACGCAATAGTATTTGGATGTCAGTCAAGATTAAGACCGATATTTTTAACAGTTGCCACTACACTTATGGGGCTTATGCCACTATATTTCTTTGGAGGACCTTTATTCCAGCCATTAGCAGTTGTTCTTATTTTTGGACTTGCAACTGATACAGTGCTGGCTTTGGGAATAATTCCTGTGATATATGCACTGTTTTTCAAAGTGGACTTTAAAGATTATGTGTATGATGAGAAAAAACTAGAAGTAGTTATAAAAAAATAA
- a CDS encoding 24 kDa outer membrane protein precursor, whose translation MLDVDYGNFYLKAATLGYRFYKNDKFSTSIYIDPLAGFPIKGKDMKNGYKNIDDRDFQVMGGIRLDAETGIYGIRTGLNAQFGEHGAEGRASLYKMYFANNKLTIIPGIHFRGFSKHYTDYYFGVTSKEAERSSRDNLKNEYKGGTAYSYGAVLTLDYKLTENISVDSFFGIEKFSSDISDSPIVERDWMYMIGGGIKYFF comes from the coding sequence TTGCTAGATGTAGATTATGGAAATTTTTATTTGAAAGCTGCAACATTGGGATATCGTTTTTATAAAAATGATAAATTCAGTACATCAATTTATATTGATCCATTAGCAGGATTTCCTATAAAAGGAAAGGATATGAAAAATGGATATAAAAATATAGATGATCGTGATTTTCAAGTAATGGGAGGAATCAGATTAGATGCAGAAACTGGTATCTATGGAATAAGAACTGGTTTGAATGCTCAATTTGGAGAACATGGTGCTGAAGGAAGGGCAAGCTTATATAAAATGTATTTTGCAAATAATAAGCTAACTATAATACCAGGAATACATTTCAGAGGATTTTCAAAACACTATACAGATTATTATTTTGGAGTAACATCAAAAGAGGCTGAGAGAAGCAGCAGAGATAATTTAAAAAATGAATATAAAGGTGGAACAGCTTATTCATATGGAGCTGTACTTACACTGGACTATAAACTTACTGAAAATATATCTGTTGATTCATTTTTCGGGATAGAGAAATTTTCATCAGATATATCTGATTCACCAATAGTAGAAAGAGATTGGATGTATATGATAGGTGGAGGAATAAAATACTTCTTCTAA
- the mtnN_3 gene encoding 5'-methylthioadenosine/S-adenosylhomocysteine nucleosidase, with amino-acid sequence MKSLFKKILLLMMISATAVYAQVKSVTVPSHSVPKQPIIIQGPMPIEAQNLAARLENVREERTGNYIFYIGTLNDYPVIVAKTSKGMENTAAATAIAIERFKPAAVINQGTSGGHDKSLNVGDIVLGKRTFNAGNFKTLTKNEKEGSNPFEWLPMDVMASEGSAGENTDAEKVRYYEGNPMLLKAANAVKNQYKRGKVVEGTVASANFWNNEIDRINWLHEEFGSSVEEMEAASAALICEAYKVPFLTIRVLSNNKTNGGKYDPSTAKDCQDYVEKVVKEYIKMLEK; translated from the coding sequence ATGAAAAGTTTATTCAAAAAAATTTTACTGTTAATGATGATTTCGGCTACAGCAGTTTATGCACAGGTTAAAAGTGTGACTGTCCCATCTCATTCAGTGCCGAAACAACCTATAATTATTCAAGGACCTATGCCTATTGAAGCACAAAATCTGGCTGCAAGACTTGAAAATGTAAGAGAGGAAAGAACAGGAAACTATATTTTCTATATAGGAACATTAAATGATTACCCTGTAATTGTTGCTAAGACAAGCAAGGGAATGGAAAATACTGCTGCTGCAACAGCTATAGCAATAGAGAGATTCAAACCAGCTGCTGTAATAAATCAGGGAACTTCAGGGGGACATGACAAATCTCTGAATGTTGGAGATATTGTTTTAGGAAAAAGAACATTTAATGCTGGAAACTTTAAGACTTTGACTAAAAATGAAAAAGAGGGAAGTAATCCTTTTGAATGGCTTCCTATGGACGTAATGGCTTCTGAAGGAAGTGCAGGAGAAAATACAGATGCAGAAAAAGTTCGTTACTATGAAGGAAACCCTATGCTTTTAAAAGCTGCCAATGCTGTAAAAAATCAATATAAAAGAGGAAAAGTAGTAGAGGGAACTGTAGCATCGGCTAATTTCTGGAATAATGAAATTGACAGAATAAACTGGCTGCATGAAGAATTTGGTTCAAGTGTGGAGGAAATGGAAGCTGCCAGTGCTGCTTTAATTTGTGAAGCATATAAAGTGCCATTTCTTACAATCAGAGTTCTATCAAATAATAAAACAAATGGTGGAAAATATGATCCTAGTACAGCAAAAGATTGTCAGGACTATGTTGAAAAAGTAGTTAAAGAATATATAAAAATGCTTGAAAAATAA
- the bepF_2 gene encoding Efflux pump periplasmic linker BepF — protein MKKQILMILILAAIISACGKKEQEYKYDMAVRPVVYKIAKKTDENISKNYVGVIKSQALSSLSFRVSGTIEKRMAQLGDHVKKGEVLAVLDPTEYKVNYQKALAELEKGKAGYTEAKSNYERAQALYLENSISKASYDNAIASYRSAAATMNALKNSVDLAKIQLGYTELKAPAEGTIGEVKSEVNQSVNPQTPVFILNTSGDKTVEFNVSESAIPTLKEGEKVLVTVDFIPEALINGKITNIGTVSNEFGNTYPVKAKLEDAPENIRVGMTANVLLESKENKNITIPFESILKDSENRPYVYIITDIDGEIGHAVKRLVKTGEINQNGIEILDGIQSGEYIIIKGVSQIQNGQEVSLLEGVKN, from the coding sequence ATGAAAAAACAAATATTAATGATATTAATTTTAGCAGCAATAATAAGTGCCTGTGGAAAAAAAGAACAGGAATATAAATATGACATGGCTGTAAGACCTGTTGTATATAAAATTGCTAAAAAAACAGATGAAAATATTTCTAAAAATTATGTTGGAGTAATCAAATCTCAAGCATTGTCCAGCCTTAGTTTCAGAGTATCTGGAACTATTGAAAAAAGAATGGCGCAGCTTGGAGATCATGTAAAAAAAGGAGAAGTACTGGCAGTACTTGATCCAACAGAATATAAGGTAAATTATCAAAAAGCTCTTGCAGAACTGGAAAAAGGAAAGGCAGGATATACAGAAGCAAAATCAAATTATGAAAGGGCACAGGCTCTGTATCTTGAAAACAGTATATCAAAAGCCAGTTATGATAATGCAATAGCCTCATACAGATCAGCAGCAGCAACGATGAATGCTCTGAAAAACAGTGTTGATTTGGCAAAAATTCAACTTGGATATACAGAACTCAAAGCACCAGCAGAAGGAACTATCGGAGAGGTGAAAAGTGAAGTCAATCAATCTGTAAACCCTCAGACACCAGTATTTATATTGAATACCTCTGGAGATAAAACAGTGGAGTTCAATGTTTCTGAATCGGCAATTCCTACCCTGAAAGAAGGAGAAAAGGTCCTTGTAACTGTAGATTTTATTCCTGAGGCTCTCATTAATGGAAAAATAACTAATATAGGAACTGTATCAAATGAATTTGGAAACACTTATCCTGTAAAAGCAAAACTGGAAGATGCTCCTGAGAATATAAGGGTGGGAATGACTGCTAATGTGCTTTTAGAATCAAAGGAAAATAAAAATATAACAATTCCATTTGAATCAATATTGAAAGATTCAGAGAACAGACCATATGTCTACATTATAACTGATATTGACGGTGAAATAGGACATGCTGTCAAAAGGCTGGTAAAAACCGGGGAGATAAATCAAAATGGAATAGAGATACTTGATGGAATACAGTCTGGAGAATATATTATTATAAAAGGGGTTTCGCAAATTCAGAACGGTCAGGAAGTTTCTCTGTTGGAAGGAGTGAAAAATTAG
- a CDS encoding Uncharacterized conserved protein yields the protein MKNKRIITVATTGAWTTKKDNPNIPITPAEIAADVYECWKAGAAVCHIHVRDEEGNGTMNTEKFVETVKLIKEKCDIVINCTTSGDLNATDETRMAHLKVIRPELASYDCGSMNWMHRSLFINHPQFLEKLGNFMQEYGVKPEIEIFDAGMVYNSLYYLKKGVLNAPLHYQFVLGAAGGTAATVENLVYLKGLIPEGSTWSALGIGKGHIPIMLAAIAMGGHVRVGMEDNVYYKAGELAESNAQLVQRAANIIREASYEVATPEEARIILGVNKK from the coding sequence ATGAAAAATAAAAGGATAATTACTGTAGCTACTACAGGGGCATGGACTACTAAAAAAGATAATCCTAATATTCCCATTACACCAGCTGAAATAGCTGCTGATGTGTATGAATGCTGGAAAGCAGGAGCAGCAGTATGTCATATTCATGTCAGAGATGAAGAAGGAAATGGTACCATGAATACAGAAAAATTTGTGGAAACTGTAAAACTCATCAAGGAAAAATGTGATATTGTAATCAATTGTACTACATCTGGGGATTTGAATGCCACTGATGAAACAAGAATGGCACATTTAAAAGTTATTAGACCTGAATTAGCCTCATATGATTGTGGCTCTATGAACTGGATGCATAGAAGCCTCTTTATTAATCACCCTCAATTTTTGGAAAAATTGGGAAATTTTATGCAGGAATATGGAGTAAAGCCGGAAATAGAAATATTTGATGCTGGAATGGTATATAATTCCCTTTATTATTTAAAAAAAGGTGTGCTTAATGCTCCACTTCATTATCAGTTTGTTTTGGGAGCAGCTGGAGGAACTGCTGCAACAGTGGAAAATCTTGTTTATCTCAAAGGATTGATTCCGGAAGGCTCTACTTGGTCGGCTCTTGGAATAGGAAAGGGACATATTCCTATTATGCTGGCTGCTATAGCTATGGGAGGACATGTAAGAGTGGGAATGGAGGATAATGTATATTATAAGGCAGGGGAACTGGCAGAATCCAATGCTCAGTTGGTGCAAAGAGCTGCCAATATTATTAGGGAGGCTTCTTATGAGGTGGCGACACCAGAGGAGGCAAGAATTATACTTGGAGTGAATAAAAAATAA